AGCACGTTGACCTGGATCCGCAGGTTGTCGCTGAGGAAGTCCACGGGGTAGGTGCTGTTCGCGAGGATCCCGCCGACCTTGGCCGCCGCGAGCACCACGTGCACGGGCTTCTCGGCGGCGAAGAACGCGAAGACCGCGTCCCGGTCCTTGAGGTCGAGCTCGGCGGAGGTGCGGCCGATCACGTCGGTGAAGCCCTCGGCCTCGAGCCGGCGGACGATCGCCGAGCCCACGAGCCCGCGGTGCCCGGCGACGTAGATGCGCGCGGAGCGGTCGAGCGGCGCCGGCTCGAAGGCCACGGCGTCGCGCTCGTCGGACGCCGGGGCGGACGCCGCCGTCACGCCTGGACCGCGGTCGGCTCGGCCGTGCCCCAGCTCGCGAGGCGCACGGTGTCGATCCACGGGCTGCCCTCGGCGGCCAGCGCGGCGATGTCGGCGTCGACCATGATGCGGGCGAGCATCGTGGTGTCGACGGTAGCCTCCCAGCCGAGCTTCTCTCGGGCCTTCGAGGCGTCGCCGACGAGCGCGTCGACCTCGGTGGGGCGGAGGTAGCGCGGGTCGAAGCGCACGTGCTCGGACCAGTCGAGCCCGGCGTGCGAGAACGCGGTCTCGAGGAAGTCGCGCACGGTGAAGTTCCCGCCGGTGGCGAGGACGAAGTCGTCGGGCTCGTCGGCCTGCAGCATGCGCCACATGCCCTCGACGTACTCGGCGGCGTAGCCCCAGTCGCGGATGCTGTCGAGGTTGCCGAGGTAGACGTGGTCCTGCTTGCCGGCCTGGATGGCGGCGACCGCGCGCGTGATCTTGCGCGTGACGAAGGTCTCGCCGCGGCGGGGGGACTCGTGGTTGAAGAGGATGCCGTTCACCGCGTACATGTCGTACGCCTCGCGGTAGTTCTTCGTGATCCAGAAGCTGTAGAGCTTGGCGGCGCCGTAGGGCGAGCGCGGGTAGAAGGGCGTGGTCTCGTTCTGCGGCGGGGGAGTGGCCCCGTACAGCTCGCTCGAGGAGGCCTGGTAGAAGCGCGTGTCGATGCCGGAGAGGCGCACGGCCTCGAGCAGGCGGATCGTGCCGGTGCCCGTCGTGTCGGCGGTGTGCTCGGGCTCGTCGAAGGAGACGCGCACGTGCGACTGGGCGGCGAGGTTGTAGACCTCGTCGGGCTGGATCTGCATCATCAGCGTGGTGAGGCGCGAGCCGTCGCTCAGGTCGCCGTAGTGCAGGAACAGCTTCGCGCCCTGCTCGTGCGGGTCCTGGTACAGGTGGTCGATGCGCGACGTGTTGAACGTCGACGAGCGGCGGATGAGGCCGTGGACCTCGTACCCCTTGCCGAGCAGCAGCTCGGCGAGGTACGAGCCGTCCTGGCCCGTGATGCCCGTGATGAAGGCCTTCTTGGCCATGGATCCCCCCAGATTCTCATGCGATGTCGACGACGCGGGGCAGTGGCCCGGCGCGACCGTCCGCACGAATCTAACGCGAGCGGGGCGTCGCACGGCAATCGGGGTACGCCGCCGCGCGGGGCGTTAACGACATGGAAACGTCGAGGCACCAGAATGGCCCCATGGGGGAATCACGTACGACCGACGCTGCGCGCACGCAGGCGGCGCCGGATCTGGGGGGCTTGACCGTCTGCCTGATCGGCATCAACTACTGGCCGGAGACCACGGGCATCGCCCCGTACACGACCGCGATGGCCGAGGCGCTCACGGACGCCGGGGCGTCGGTGCACGTCATCACCGGCATCCCGCACTACCCGCAGTGGAAGCTGCAGGACGAGGCGTACGCCCGGGGCCGGCGCTGGGAGGAGATGCGCGACGGCGTCCGCATCACCCGCGTCCGCCACTCCATCCCGGAGACCCCCGACCTCGCGGGCCGCGCGAAGCTCGAGGCGAGCTTCCTGGCCGGGGCCCTGCGCGAGGTGCGCCGTGACACGAGCGACATCGTCATCGCGGTCACGCCGTCGCTGGCCGGCCTCGCCGCCGGCGCGCTCGGCCACGGCCGCCGTCCGCTGGGCGTGCTCGTGCAGGACCTCACCGGCAACGCGGCCGGCGAGTCCGGCACCACGGGCGGCCGCGCGTCACGGCTCATCGCCTCGGGGGAGTACGCGCTGCTCCGCCGCGCCGACCGCATCGGCGTCATCACCCCGCGCTTCGGCGACCTGCTCATCGCGCAGGGCCTGCCCGACGAGGCGATGGTGGCGCTGCCGAACTTCACCCACATCACGCCCGTGGACGTCTCCGCCGCCGCCGCCCGGGCGCGGCTGGGCTGGACGCGCGACGCGTTCACCGTGGTCCACACCGGCAACATGGGCATGAAGCAGGGGCTCGACTCGGTCGTCGAGGCGGCCCGCCTGTCCGACATCCGCGACCTCGGCATCGAGTTCGTCCTCGTCGGGGACGGCAACCAGCGCGTCGCGCTCGAGGCGCAGGCCGCGGGGATCCGCTCGATCCGCTTCGTGCCGCCGCTCGACGGCGACGACTACCCGTACGCGCTGGCCGCGGCCGACGCGCTCCTCCTCAACGAGAAGCCCGGCGTGCGCGAGATGAGCATGCCGTCGAAGCTCACCTCCTACACGAGCAGCAAGCGCCCCATCATCGCGGCCGTCGAGGACGGCGGCATCACGGAGAGCGTGGTGCGGGAGCACGGCGCGGCGGCGATCATCCCGCCGGGCGACCCGGAGCGGCTCCTGCAGGCGGCCCAGGACCTGCGCTGCGACGTCGAGGGCGCCGCGGTCCTCACCACGGCGGCGCAGCGCATGTTCCAGAACCGCTACTCGCCCGTCAGCGCGCACGCCCGCTACGTGCGGTTCGCGCAGTCGCTCGCCGCGCTCCGCGCCGGGGTCCCCGCGTGACGGCGGCGCACGACGCGTCGACCGACGTCCCCGTGATCGACCTGTCCCGCGCGCCCGGCGAACGCCAGGCGTGGGATCGCCCGAAGCGCACGGTCTACCTCTGGGCCGCCGTGGAGCTCCTGCTCGTCACCAACCCGTGGCAGATCAGCTCGTCGCTCCGCGTGCGGGCCCTCCGCGCGTTCGGCGCCGAGATCGGCGAGGGCGTGGTCTTCCGGCCGCGCACGCGCGTCAAGTTCCCGTGGAAGCTGCGCATCGGCGACCGCTCCTGGATCGGCGAGGGCGTCTGGTTCCACAACCAGGACCTCATCACGGTCGGCCACGACGTCGTGCTCTCGCAAGAGACCATGCTCACCACCGGCAGCCATGCGCACCGGCGGGACATGGCGCTCCTCACACGCCCGATCGTGATCGAGCCCGGGGCGTGGATCACCTCCCGGTGCCTCGTGCTCGGCGGCGCCCACGTCGGCCGGTCGGCGCTCGCGCGCCCGATGACCGTGGTCGCGGGCGACGTGCCCGCCGACGCGATCGTGTCCGGCCCGGATTGCGCGCTCGTCGGGTCGCGCTTCCGCGCATCGTGACGCGTCCGCTGCGCATCGCGCACGTCCTGCCGTACGTCTCCGCGGACGGCGCCTTCGGCGGACCCGTCGCCGTCGCGGTCGAGCAGTGCCGCGAGCTCGCGCGCCAGGGGCACCACGTGGTGCTCATCGCGGGCTGGGACGGCGACGTCGACCTCCGCGTCGAGGGCGTCGACGTCCGGCTGTTCCGCGCGCGCCCGATCCCGGGCCTCGGCTTCAGCGGCATGCTCTCGCCCGCCTTGGCGCGTGCGCTCCGCCGGCACGTGCGCGAGTTCGACGTGGTCCACCTCCACCTGGGCCGGCACCTCATCGCGCTCTCGGCTGCGGACGTCTGCCGGCGAGCGGGGGTGCCGTACGTGGTGCAGACGCACGGCATGGTCATCCCCGACCAGCGCGCCCGCTCGCGGGTCCTCGACGCCGTCGCGGTCCGTCGCCTGCTGGCCGGGGCACGTGCCGTGCTCGCGCTGACCGACGCGGAGGAGCGGGCCCTGCACGACGTCTCCCGGGGTGGCGCGCACGTCTCCCGCATCCGCAACGGGGTGGCCCCGGTCTCGATCGCCCGGCCGCGGGATCCCGAGGCTGACCCCGAGGTGCTCTTCCTCGCGCGGCTGCACCCGCGCAAGCGCGTGCTCGCGTTCGCCGAGATGGCGGCCCTGCTGCACGGGCGGGGCGTCCGGGCGCGCTACGCGGTCATCGGTCCCGACGAGGGCGACCTCCCGGCCCTCACGGCCTTCATCGCCGCCCATCCCGGGCTCCCTCTCGCGCACGAGGGCAGCATCGCCCCCGGCGCGTCCACCGCGCGGCTCGCGGCGGCGGACGTCTACGTCCTGCCGAGCGTCCGCGAGGTGTTCCCCATGACGGTGCTCGAGTCGATGTCGGTAGGGACCCCCGTGGTCCTGACGGAGGACTGCGGCCTTGCCGACGAGCTCGACGCCGCGGGCGCCGCGCTGGTCACCGACGGCTCGGCCCCGTCCCTCGCCGACGCGGTGTCCTCGATCCTCTCCGACGACGCGACGTGCGACGGGCTCCTCGACGGCATGCGTGCCGCCCTCACGGGATCGTTCGGTATCGAGCGCGTGACGGACGACCTGATGGCGATCTATTCCGCGGAGCGACGATGAGCGCCCCCGGCGCGGGGATGGGCGCCGTCGTCGCCGCTCCCGCCGCCCCGCCGCGTCTGCACCGGCTCACGAGCCTCCGCTTCATCGCGGCGCTCGTGGTCTTCGGGTTCCACGGTCTCGTGTTCTTCGACGAACCGACCCGGCAGGCCCTCGGCTACCTGCTGGGGCAGGGACGGAGCGGGGTGACGTTCTTCTTCGTCCTCAGCGGCTTCCTGCTCGCGTGGTCCGCCCGGCCGGGGGATCGCGCCCTCCCCTTCTACCGGCGGCGCTTCGCGCGCATCTACCCGGCGTACCTGGCCTCGCTGCTCTTCGCGGCCGGCCTCTGGGCGATCCTCGACCCGGCTGCGCTGCGCCGCGGGATCCTCACCCCGTTCCTCCTGCAGGCGTGGATGCCGACCTCGGACTCCTACTTCGCGATCAACGTCCCGGCGTGGTCGCTGTCCGTCGAGGCCTTCTTCTACCTCGCGTTCCCGCTCATCATCCTCGGCCTCCGCCGGCTCGGGACACGGGGGCTCACGGCCACGCTGCTGGTGATGGTGGGCCTGTCCGTCGTCCTGGCCGCCGTCGTCTCGACCCGGGTCGCCCCGACGGAACTCGACCAGGACTCCGTCTGGATCTGGCTCGCGTACTACTTCCCGCCGTCGCGCCTGCCCGAGTTCGTGGTCGGCATGATCCTCGGCGTGCTGTGCAAGCGAGGTGCCCTCCCGGCCGTCGGCTGGAGGACGGCCATCGCCGTCGCCGCCGTCGCCTACCTCGCGGTCGGGGTGTGGCCCTCGACCTACGGCGTGTCCGCGCTGGTGGTCCTGCCCTTCGGGCTGCTCATCGTCGCGGCAGCGCAGCGCGACGTCGCCCGCACGCCGGGCGTCCTGCGCGGTCGGCTGCCCGTCCGGCTGGGAGAGGCGTCCTACTGCTTCTACCTGCTCCACCACATCTTCATCGTCCGGCTCGCGCAGCCGGGCATCCGGGACCTGGGGCTCGACGGCATCCCGGCGTTCGCGCTCGCCCTCGCCCTCGCACTGGTCGCGTCGTACCTCGTGCACCGGTTCGTCGAGGTGCCCTTCGAGCGACGCCTCCGGGGCCGGGGGAGGAGCCCCCTCGCCTCGAAGGAGACGGCGCTGCAGCCCTGAGGTGGGCCCCGCCTCCTCAGGGGGCGGCGGGGCGGCGGGCTCGGGATCGACGGCCGGTCCGTGAGCTGGGTCCGGGGATGCTGAACGGCCTCGCGTCGGTCCAGACTCCGGGCGACGGCGCGTCGGAGGACCCGGCCCGCGTCAGTCCCGCGCGGCGAGCTCGGGCAGCATCGCCTCGAGGAACGTGGCGGCGAAGGCCGCGGGCGTGCGCGTGAGGATCTCCGGGGCGTCGATGCGCTCCGCCGGGACCGCCGCGAGGATCCCCCGGCGCAGCCCCTCGACGGACACGTCAGTCGTGGAGACGCCGCGCATGCCGCGCACGGACGGGGTGACGCCGGCGTGCTCGCCGACGAGCACGGCCATGCCCGCCGCCAGCGCCTCGTTGACCGTCAGGCCCCAGACCTCCTGCAGGGCGGGGTGCACGAGGACATCGTGGCCGGCGAAGCAGCCCGGCAGGTCGGACGACGCGACGTACCCGAGGAAGGAGACGCGCTCCGCGAGGCCGAGCCGTCCCGCCAGGGCCTCCAGCGACGCCCGCTCCGGGCCCGTGCCGACGACCGTCAGGGTGCAGTCGGCGAGCTCGGGCGCGGCCAGCGCCTCGATGAGGCTCGCGACGTTCTTGCGGGGGATGAGCTGGCCGACGCACAGCAGGCGGTGCCCGGCCGCGGACGTCGACGCGTCCGCCGTCCGCCGCGCCGCCAGGGTGCGCGCGTGGATCCCCTCGACGTCGACGGCGTTGAAACCCACGCGGATGCGCGCGGGATCGATGCCCTCCGCGACGAGCGCGTCGCGCGCGGCGACCCCCGGCACGACGGTCTCGTCCATGCTCGCGAAGAACGCGCGCCGGACGCGCGCGACGGGACCCCCGTGGTGCTGCTGCGAGAGCCGGTGCGACTCGTAGAAGCCCACGCGCCGCACTCCGGCGAGCTTCGCCGACCACGACGCCACCCAGTAGGCGGGGGAGTCCCACCCGCCGAGGAGGATCGCGTCCTTCCCGCGCAGCGACGACGGCCGGATCCACCCCGTCACGTAGTGCCGGGCCTCGCCCCGGTGGACGACGCGGTTCGGGAGGAACCGCGTCGCGTAGGGGGATCCGCGGTCGCCGGTGGTCCAGTCCTCGCCGCGGTTGTTGTCGTCGCGACGCAGGCGCTCGTCGCTCTCGAGGAGCCAGACCTCGAGGTCGGCCTCCCGCGCGATCGCGTCCCACACCGGGACGCGGTACGGCGGAGCGAGGTTCGTCATCCAGACGATCGACGGTCGGCGCGCGGTGACCTGCTGCCGTGCCGCGCCCCTCCTGAGGAACGCGAAGCGCCGACGCGACGGACGGCGAGCGGCGCCGTCGGCGGGGTGGCGGACGCCGGACCCCGGCTCGACCTCGGCGTCAGCGGGCGCGGAGCCGGCCGTCGGGCCGTCCGCGGTGGGTGGTACACGGACTCGGGCGTCGTGCTGCTCCACTGGTCTCCCTGGTCGAGGACCTCGGGCAGGTCCTGCGTCGTCCGCGGCGGCCATCGGCGCGCGGTGCTCGCAGCTTAGGGGTGCGGGCGCGCGGACGGGGGCCGCGTCCCCCCACCTGGGGGAGCGGCGCGGGCGGCGCGTCGGCCGGCGCTAGGCCGGCCCCATGGCGTCCAGGATCGTGGCGCTGATGGTGTGCGCCGCCGCCTCGATGGTCGGATGGTCGGCGGCGGGCGCGTCGGCCCGCTCGCGGTCGGCCATCCAGGCTCGGGCGTACGCCTCGGGCGTCGGCGTCACCTCGACGACGTCGACGCCGGGTCGCAGGTACTCGAACTCGGGGGCGTGCGCGGCCCCCGTCGTCGTGACGACCCGCAGGCCCATGACGAGCGCGTCCACCGCGACGAGCCCGACCCGACCCGGGTTCAGGAGCGAGTGCGACATCGCGGCGGCGGGGGCGAAGTCCTGCGGACCCGACTGCCCCAGGACCACGACGCGCCGCGTCTCCCGAGCAAGCTCCTCCACCAGCCCGCGGGACTCCCCGTCGCCCGCGACGACGAGCCACTGCGACGGATCCTCCGCGAACACCAGGCGCGCGGCCTCCACCAGGAGGTCGACGGCCTTGAACCGGTTCAGGGCGCCCAGGAAGAGGGAGACGCGCGCGTCAGCCGGGATGCCGTGACGCGCGCGGAACGCGGCCTCGTCCGCCGGAGCGACCTCGGCCATCGCCCGCTGGAGGCGCGAGGTGTCGGTGGAGTTCCGGAACGCCGCCACCTGGTCCTCCCGCAGCCGCGTGGACGCGAGCACGTGACGCCGACCCGTCTCCGTGTAGGTGAGGGCCCTCGTCGCCGAGGAGTTCAGGAGGTTCTCCGCCGCGTCGGCGAGCGGCGACTGGGTCGTCGTCGCGGAGATGCCGTGCCCGAGGGTGACGAACGGCTGCCGCAGGCCGGCGCGCAGCCACGCGTTGAGGTTGGTGCCCTGCATCTCGGTCACGAGCAGCACCCGTCGCCCGCGCCAGGTGCGCGGGAGGCGCCGGAAGACGAACTTCGGGATGGAGCGGACGGGCCGGACGGTCAGCGCGGAGACGCGACTGGCCCATCGCGGTTCGATGCCGTCGCCCCGCGCGGCGACGTCCCGTTCCTGGTCCCGGTCGCCGCCGTAGAAGATCCGGCACTCGACGTCGGCCTCCCGCAGCTCGTCGATGACCAGCGACCAGAGGCGCTCCCGGTAGCCCGGTATGTACGGCTGCGTGACGGCCACGCGGCGGTCCACACGGCGCTCCCGCCCGTGCTCCCGCTGTCCGGCCCTTCTGACATGACGATCCCCCATCGTCTCTCCCCCTTCGACGATCGGGGATGCCAGGCACAGCCGCCCACCGGCGTCAGCATGCGCGCGGTGCGGCGGAAGTCGTGCTCGTCATCGTGCGATGACACCCCCGTCAGACGAGCGTAGTACGAAGCAGGCACGCTGCTCGGCGCCCACGGCACCCGTCGCGCGGACGTCGGGCCGACCGGATGCGGTCCGGCATACTGGTGGCGACACGGGGCACGTCCCCGAGGTCGACGTCAGGAGGGGACGGAGTCGCATGGGGGAACGGGGACGTCCGGTGCTGCCGACGGGACGCGGATCGGGCATGCCGGCACCAGCCGCCGGGACCCGGAGCACGGGGACGACACAGCCGGGACGCGCGTGCTGACCGCACCGTGCACCGCCTCGCCCGCCCCGATCCCCGCCGTCGGATCCCGCGCATGAGCGCCGAGCGACCGCATCCCGCCACCGCCGCGGGCCCGGCGCCCGTGCTGATCCTCGAGGGGAACGGCGACGGGCACCGCTTCTACTTCGTGCGGCTCCTCGCCGACGCGATCCTGGCCGATGGAGGTCGGGCCGTGCTGGTCACGAGGCCCGGCGAGATGGACGGCGCGCACGCCGCCGAGTTCCTCCGCGACCTCCCGTCGGGCTTCACCGTCGTCGAGGTCCCCGACGCGGACGTCGCCACGGCGTCGCGCGTCGCCCGGGAGACGGGGGCGCGACGCATCGTCATCCCCGACGGGGACCGCCACCTCGTCGACCTCGTCACCCGCCGGGGAGCCGACCTGCCGCACGTCACCGCGCTCATCATGCGGGAGCCCGACCTGCGTC
This is a stretch of genomic DNA from Clavibacter zhangzhiyongii. It encodes these proteins:
- a CDS encoding glycosyltransferase; this translates as MTRPLRIAHVLPYVSADGAFGGPVAVAVEQCRELARQGHHVVLIAGWDGDVDLRVEGVDVRLFRARPIPGLGFSGMLSPALARALRRHVREFDVVHLHLGRHLIALSAADVCRRAGVPYVVQTHGMVIPDQRARSRVLDAVAVRRLLAGARAVLALTDAEERALHDVSRGGAHVSRIRNGVAPVSIARPRDPEADPEVLFLARLHPRKRVLAFAEMAALLHGRGVRARYAVIGPDEGDLPALTAFIAAHPGLPLAHEGSIAPGASTARLAAADVYVLPSVREVFPMTVLESMSVGTPVVLTEDCGLADELDAAGAALVTDGSAPSLADAVSSILSDDATCDGLLDGMRAALTGSFGIERVTDDLMAIYSAERR
- a CDS encoding acyltransferase family protein, with translation MSAPGAGMGAVVAAPAAPPRLHRLTSLRFIAALVVFGFHGLVFFDEPTRQALGYLLGQGRSGVTFFFVLSGFLLAWSARPGDRALPFYRRRFARIYPAYLASLLFAAGLWAILDPAALRRGILTPFLLQAWMPTSDSYFAINVPAWSLSVEAFFYLAFPLIILGLRRLGTRGLTATLLVMVGLSVVLAAVVSTRVAPTELDQDSVWIWLAYYFPPSRLPEFVVGMILGVLCKRGALPAVGWRTAIAVAAVAYLAVGVWPSTYGVSALVVLPFGLLIVAAAQRDVARTPGVLRGRLPVRLGEASYCFYLLHHIFIVRLAQPGIRDLGLDGIPAFALALALALVASYLVHRFVEVPFERRLRGRGRSPLASKETALQP
- a CDS encoding glycosyltransferase family 4 protein; amino-acid sequence: MTVCLIGINYWPETTGIAPYTTAMAEALTDAGASVHVITGIPHYPQWKLQDEAYARGRRWEEMRDGVRITRVRHSIPETPDLAGRAKLEASFLAGALREVRRDTSDIVIAVTPSLAGLAAGALGHGRRPLGVLVQDLTGNAAGESGTTGGRASRLIASGEYALLRRADRIGVITPRFGDLLIAQGLPDEAMVALPNFTHITPVDVSAAAARARLGWTRDAFTVVHTGNMGMKQGLDSVVEAARLSDIRDLGIEFVLVGDGNQRVALEAQAAGIRSIRFVPPLDGDDYPYALAAADALLLNEKPGVREMSMPSKLTSYTSSKRPIIAAVEDGGITESVVREHGAAAIIPPGDPERLLQAAQDLRCDVEGAAVLTTAAQRMFQNRYSPVSAHARYVRFAQSLAALRAGVPA
- a CDS encoding glycosyltransferase, translating into MTNLAPPYRVPVWDAIAREADLEVWLLESDERLRRDDNNRGEDWTTGDRGSPYATRFLPNRVVHRGEARHYVTGWIRPSSLRGKDAILLGGWDSPAYWVASWSAKLAGVRRVGFYESHRLSQQHHGGPVARVRRAFFASMDETVVPGVAARDALVAEGIDPARIRVGFNAVDVEGIHARTLAARRTADASTSAAGHRLLCVGQLIPRKNVASLIEALAAPELADCTLTVVGTGPERASLEALAGRLGLAERVSFLGYVASSDLPGCFAGHDVLVHPALQEVWGLTVNEALAAGMAVLVGEHAGVTPSVRGMRGVSTTDVSVEGLRRGILAAVPAERIDAPEILTRTPAAFAATFLEAMLPELAARD
- the gmd gene encoding GDP-mannose 4,6-dehydratase, producing MAKKAFITGITGQDGSYLAELLLGKGYEVHGLIRRSSTFNTSRIDHLYQDPHEQGAKLFLHYGDLSDGSRLTTLMMQIQPDEVYNLAAQSHVRVSFDEPEHTADTTGTGTIRLLEAVRLSGIDTRFYQASSSELYGATPPPQNETTPFYPRSPYGAAKLYSFWITKNYREAYDMYAVNGILFNHESPRRGETFVTRKITRAVAAIQAGKQDHVYLGNLDSIRDWGYAAEYVEGMWRMLQADEPDDFVLATGGNFTVRDFLETAFSHAGLDWSEHVRFDPRYLRPTEVDALVGDASKAREKLGWEATVDTTMLARIMVDADIAALAAEGSPWIDTVRLASWGTAEPTAVQA
- a CDS encoding glycosyltransferase, whose translation is MAVTQPYIPGYRERLWSLVIDELREADVECRIFYGGDRDQERDVAARGDGIEPRWASRVSALTVRPVRSIPKFVFRRLPRTWRGRRVLLVTEMQGTNLNAWLRAGLRQPFVTLGHGISATTTQSPLADAAENLLNSSATRALTYTETGRRHVLASTRLREDQVAAFRNSTDTSRLQRAMAEVAPADEAAFRARHGIPADARVSLFLGALNRFKAVDLLVEAARLVFAEDPSQWLVVAGDGESRGLVEELARETRRVVVLGQSGPQDFAPAAAMSHSLLNPGRVGLVAVDALVMGLRVVTTTGAAHAPEFEYLRPGVDVVEVTPTPEAYARAWMADRERADAPAADHPTIEAAAHTISATILDAMGPA
- a CDS encoding acetyltransferase, which translates into the protein MTAAHDASTDVPVIDLSRAPGERQAWDRPKRTVYLWAAVELLLVTNPWQISSSLRVRALRAFGAEIGEGVVFRPRTRVKFPWKLRIGDRSWIGEGVWFHNQDLITVGHDVVLSQETMLTTGSHAHRRDMALLTRPIVIEPGAWITSRCLVLGGAHVGRSALARPMTVVAGDVPADAIVSGPDCALVGSRFRAS